Proteins encoded in a region of the Sugiyamaella lignohabitans strain CBS 10342 chromosome B, complete sequence genome:
- the FMT1 gene encoding Fmt1p (Methionyl-tRNA formyltransferase; catalyzes the formylation of initiator Met-tRNA in mitochondria; potential Cdc28p substrate; GO_component: GO:0005739 - mitochondrion [Evidence IEA,IEA]; GO_component: GO:0005739 - mitochondrion [Evidence IDA] [PMID 14576278]; GO_component: GO:0005739 - mitochondrion [Evidence IDA] [PMID 16823961]; GO_component: GO:0005739 - mitochondrion [Evidence IDA] [PMID 5277072]; GO_function: GO:0016742 - hydroxymethyl-, formyl- and related transferase activity [Evidence IEA]; GO_function: GO:0004479 - methionyl-tRNA formyltransferase activity [Evidence IEA,IEA]; GO_function: GO:0004479 - methionyl-tRNA formyltransferase activity [Evidence IMP] [PMID 10781559]; GO_function: GO:0004479 - methionyl-tRNA formyltransferase activity [Evidence IDA] [PMID 12549912]; GO_function: GO:0016740 - transferase activity [Evidence IEA]; GO_process: GO:0009058 - biosynthetic process [Evidence IEA]; GO_process: GO:0071951 - conversion of methionyl-tRNA to N-formyl-methionyl-tRNA [Evidence IEA]; GO_process: GO:0071951 - conversion of methionyl-tRNA to N-formyl-methionyl-tRNA [Evidence IMP] [PMID 10781559]; GO_process: GO:0071951 - conversion of methionyl-tRNA to N-formyl-methionyl-tRNA [Evidence IDA] [PMID 12549912]; GO_process: GO:0006412 - translation [Evidence IEA]; GO_process: GO:0006413 - translational initiation [Evidence IEA,IEA]) yields MLAKRPILGSLWNPCGQKHRLLYIARSYSIAKSPLRIALFGTDNFTVHSLKALHRYQLANPHVIESLHVITRTPKPSGRGLKVVKEAPSAVYAFEQDIPVLRAETDSDIVALADHGYNLAIAVSYGKLIPAQFLSQLTYGGINVHPSLLPDLSGAAPLHRALLRGYDTTGVTVQTLHPTKFDRGKILLHSPEVHIAKNETLQSLESKLGELGSECLVTVVDEYRFADPDLNVPTATKYSPSYAPKIQPKEKNINFTKHSLSQILLKHRILGKLAVFQPTADGVKRIILDNIIDASSLADVVTNEKARLDSLQIGEYDFFKHSDGNSKKAQTVCIIRVQDGFISPFLLVFQGYSPQTAAQFQKSLRKRAVTSKQLQVS; encoded by the coding sequence ATGTTGGCCAAACGACCAATTCTAGGTTCATTATGGAATCCATGTGGTCAAAAGCACAGGTTGTTATATATAGCTAGATCTTATTCGATAGCAAAGTCTCCACTTCGAATCGCATTGTTTGGAACTGACAATTTCACGGTCCACTCACTCAAAGCTCTGCATCGATATCAACTGGCGAACCCTCATGTGATTGAGTCGCTTCATGTTATTACGAGAACACCAAAACCATCTGGCAGAGGCTTGAAAGTCGTAAAAGAGGCTCCCTCGGCTGTATATGCATTTGAACAAGACATTCCAGTTCTTCGTGCTGAGactgattctgatattgTAGCTTTGGCTGACCATGGCTACAATTTGGCAATTGCAGTGTCATACGGGAAATTAATTCCCGCTCAATTCTTGTCGCAACTAACTTACGGTGGAATCAATGTTCATCCATCTTTGTTGCCTGATTTAAGTGGTGCTGCTCCACTTCATAGGGCCCTGTTGCGAGGCTATGATACAACTGGTGTTACAGTTCAGACCCTCCATCCTACTAAATTTGATCGAGGAAAGATCCTACTGCACTCACCTGAAGTTCACATTGCAAAAAACGAAACGTTACAAAGCCTCGAGTCCAAACTTGGCGAGCTCGGCTCAGAGTGTTTGGTTACAGTCGTTGACGAATATCGGTTTGCAGATCCTGATCTCAATGTTCCAACTGCCACCAAGTATTCGCCCTCTTATGCCCCAAAAATCCAAccaaaagagaaaaatatcaaTTTTACAAAGCATTCACTTTCACAAATTTTGTTGAAACATCGTATTCTCGGAAAACTAGCGGTATTCCAGCCTACAGCTGACGGTGTAAAGCGTATTATTCTGGACAACATCATTGATGCTTCCAGCCTGGCTGATGTTGTGACTAATGAGAAAGCGAGATTGGACTCGTTACAGATTGGAGAATATGACTTCTTTAAACACAGTGACGGAAATTCCAAAAAGGCGCAAACCGTGTGCATAATTCGAGTACAAGATGGGTTTATATCACCATTCCTGCTTGTCTTCCAAGGCTATAGCCCCCAGACGGCAgctcaatttcaaaaatctCTGCGAAAGCGAGCTGTGACTTCAAAGCAACTACAAGTCAGTTAG
- the VPS13 gene encoding membrane morphogenesis protein VPS13, with product MLPNRKAQWSAPFNITNTGRTYVKVFVHGKGTVLLKIDVLLENSTLFLYFDEAGNNWPYSIRNFSKFEFLFYQANPYVDDQGVEQHPHPPFNPIRYKLPPKSLMSYAWDFPAAPFKELVILCNGKERRVQLTEIGNLRPMKLPRTERSEGGIIELHVVADGPLQSLVLSDYDASSSIYKIKSQSQASSVSQQASSSQVDLFSVDDSVDNDSVLTVTVQLEGVGVSLINRRHVELCYMTTRGFEFKYKSSELYETFSMKVKWIQIDNQLYGGHYDVILFPSVLPKSTREMENHPTFSAMVTRVKDDSHGVLYIKYASVLLQQMTLEMDEDFLFSLLDFARDPNTPWTGSEKDILCDESSHIPEPEKESSGEEIYIEVLHIHPAQMDLSFVRTERINVEDRSSSPTALNYFVNILTMAIGNINDAPVKLNALLMENVRTQMPVLIQSVESHYSQGFLYQVHKILGSADFIGNPVGLFNNISSGFVDMFYEPYNGFMLNDRLDEFGIGLAKGGFSFMKKSIFGISDSVYKVTGSISKGLSVATLDREFQSRRRINMARNRPRHALYGLTQGATSFFDSVTSGVSGLALAPMEGAAKEGASGFFKGLGKGIVGLPTKTAIGFFDLASNLSEGVRNTTTVFDGETITRIRPARFIAQDGIVRPYSQREAVGQQWLKSANSGRYFKDEYLAHINMTQNAAVVIVTTTRIITLFTSNLRTDWEVRFDELRSINRKSTGLTLILRPDDERREFFIPIGDQDSQRFLFKEISTAVKEYNRRLQTIS from the coding sequence ATGCTTCCAAATAGGAAAGCACAGTGGTCAGCACCCTTCAACATCACAAACACTGGACGCACTTATGTCAAGGTTTTTGTCCATGGTAAAGGTACAGTGCTTTTGAAAATCGATGTTTTGCTTGAAAATTCGACTTTGTTTTTGTACTTTGACGAGGCAGGAAACAACTGGCCCTACTCTATTCGCAACTTCTCCAAATTtgagtttttgttttacCAAGCCAACCCATATGTTGATGACCAAGGAGTGGAGCAGCATCCACACCCACCATTCAACCCTATTCGATACAAACTTCCACCAAAGAGCTTGATGTCATATGCATGGGATTTTCCAGCTGCCCCCTTCAAAGAGCTGGTTATTCTTTGTAATGGCAAGGAGAGAAGAGTTCAGTTAACTGAAATTGGTAACCTTCGACCCATGAAATTGCCTAGAACTGAGAGGTCAGAGGGCGGTATTATTGAACTCCATGTTGTAGCTGATGGTCCCTTGCAGTCGTTGGTATTGTCTGATTATGATGCCAGTTCAAGCATATACAAGATCAAGTCACAGTCACAGGCATCGTCGGTATCGCAACAGGCGTCTTCATCACAAGTCGATTTATTCAGTGTAGATGATTCTGTTGATAACGACTCGGTATTGACAGTTACTGTTCAGCTTGAAGGTGTAGGCGTTTCGTTGATTAATCGCCGACATGTTGAACTTTGCTACATGACCACGAGGGGATTCGAGTTCAAGTACAAGTCATCTGAATTGTACGAGACCTTCTCCATGAAAGTGAAATGGATCCAGATCGATAATCAGCTATATGGAGGTCATTACGATGTGATTTTATTCCCCAGTGTATTACCTAAATCCACTAGGGAAATGGAAAATCATCCAACATTTTCGGCTATGGTGACTAGAGTAAAGGACGATTCGCATGGTGTCTTGTACATAAAGTATGCGAGTGTTTTGCTTCAACAGATGACTTTAGAAATGGACGaagatttcttgttttccCTCCTGGATTTTGCAAGAGATCCCAATACGCCATGGACGGGAAGCGAGAAAGATATACTTTGCGACGAGTCTAGTCATATTCCAGAACCTGAGAAAGAGTCATCTGGAGAGGAAATCTATATTGAAGTTCTTCATATCCATCCTGCACAAATGGACCTCTCATTTGTTCGTACTGAGCGTATCAATGTTGAAGATAGGtcatcatctccaacaGCATTAAATTACTTCGTCAATATCCTTACTATGGCAATTGGTAATATCAACGATGCACCAGTGAAACTCAATGCCCTGTTAATGGAAAATGTGCGAACTCAAATGCCAGTGCTGATCCAGTCTGTTGAATCGCATTATTCTCAAGGATTTCTGTACCAAGTACACAAAATCCTTGGCTCTGCTGACTTCATTGGCAATCCGGTTGGTTTattcaacaatatcagTTCAGGATTCGTGGACATGTTTTATGAACCTTACAATGGATTTATGCTGAACGATCGATTGGACGAGTTTGGTATTGGTCTCGCCAAGGGTGGGTTCAGTTTCATGAAGAAATCCATCTTTGGTATCTCTGACAGTGTTTATAAAGTCACGGGTAGTATTTCAAAGGGGTTGTCAGTGGCAACTCTAGATCGAGAATTCCAGAGCCGGAGAAGGATTAACATGGCTCGAAACAGGCCCCGGCATGCGTTATATGGACTTACTCAAGGAGCTACTTCATTTTTCGACAGTGTTACAAGTGGAGTAAGCGGTTTGGCATTGGCTCCAATGGAGGGAGCTGCCAAAGAGGGTGCCAGTGGATTTTTCAAGGGTCTGGGTAAAGGTATAGTCGGACTTCCTACCAAGACAGCAATCGGATTCTTCGATCTCGCTAGTAATCTTAGTGAGGGTGTTCGTAACACTACCACTGTATTTGATGGGGAGACTATCACTCGAATCCGACCAGCTAGATTCATAGCCCAAGACGGTATTGTTAGACCCTATTCTCAGCGAGAAGCCGTTGGTCAACAATGGTTGAAGAGTGCGAACAGTGGACGTTATTTCAAGGATGAGTACTTGGCCCATATCAACATGACACAGAACGCAGCAGTTGTCATTGTGACCACTACGCGTATAATAACGTTGTTCACGTCAAACTTGCGTACTGATTGGGAAGTTAGATTTGATGAGCTGCGGTCGATTAATAGAAAATCGACTGGTCTGACATTGATTTTGCGACCCGACGATGAACGAAGGGAATTTTTCATTCCCATTGGAGACCAGGATAGTCAGCGATTCTTGTTTAAAGAGATTAGCACCGCTGTCAAGGAATATAACCGAAGGCTCCAAACTATATCATAG
- the VPS13 gene encoding membrane morphogenesis protein VPS13: MCKVTQYDNRYDILLTIDSPQMILALDYLFALKGFIDFGMSSEGGEDEVSKVEEIEDTEEESEDTSAASNSDSGMSFSYHINVVDFSVILLADPSLENTEALVFKAEQLVLSQRATTTLAVSKVGMFLCDMSHFEEERLRVLDDFSMTASVDTTGSDATHQLSSVQVSVEPLVLRLSLRDVVLVSNIIQKASALSEGESKITEVEDSDAPTYSRFSKTEKRKIGGNSKRRPSAVATKSSANGHHRRNSSVSKKLALPRVKVVRGEEMTADFEGLRLVVIGAAHELPVLDMSVKPFSISARSWSSDLRVDLATESFVNVFNPSKSAWEPLVETWDIGLNISRSTDVTNTFVNVYSRKPIEVTLTSQTIELLSKSIDFVSANSGNDDLLLRPRDSDAPYCIRNETGYPIEVWSDSDKDTNEPQVKRIEDGQDIPWRFHDWHELRENLSTDLQKLMLGVSLKDSSYDDIRAVSVTSEGEHLHILHRNSQRTGHRLLCDIKLENYHKKITFRSALNVTNSTHINIHVSTKSDPNQMWTLKPSESRAIPISLVHECNLVVMPDRQLGFDWSNTAIYWKDLLEAPGSLSCETLPGKPHSFFHFHIEADFNKSLPITWGYPYMTVNICAPVEIVNLLPYDFDFEIVSKNTTGKRVGWKNSLRKGETSPVHVVKRSDLLLLKVHPATAGYTESEFAIINVPNHGIYKGKFSREKVMTTHSTDGVQTLNLRIHYL, from the coding sequence ATGTGTAAAGTTACTCAGTACGACAATCGGTACGACATCCTTTTGACGATTGATAGTCCTCAGATGATTCTGGCTTTGGATTATTTGTTTGCATTGAAAGGGTTTATTGATTTCGGGATGTCCTCTGAAGGTGGTGAGGACGAAGTGTCAAAAGTTGAGGAGATTGAGGAtacagaagaagaatcagaGGACACTAGTGCTGCTTCAAATAGTGACTCTGGCATGTCGTTTAGTTACCATATAAATGTGGTAGATTTCTCTGTCATTCTGCTTGCTGATCCTAGCTTGGAAAATACCGAGGCACTTGTCTTCAAGGCCGAGCAATTGGTCTTGTCGCAACGTGCAACCACTACTTTAGCTGTTAGCAAAGTTGGCATGTTTTTGTGTGATATGAGCCACTTTGAGGAAGAGCGACTAAGAGTCTTGGATGACTTTTCCATGACTGCTTCGGTCGATACAACTGGATCTGATGCGACCCATCAGTTGTCGTCTGTCCAGGTTTCTGTTGAGCCCTTGGTGTTGCGTCTGTCTCTACGCGACGTTGTGCTCGTGTCGAATATCATTCAGAAGGCTTCTGCTCTATCTGAAGGTGAAAGTAAGATCACGGAAGTTGAGGATTCTGATGCACCTACCTATTCTCGATTCTCGAAGACAGAGAAACGGAAGATTGGAGGAAATTCCAAGCGTAGACCAAGTGCAGTCGCCACAAAGAGCAGTGCTAATGGCCATCACCGTCGCAATTCATCGGTGAGCAAGAAACTTGCACTTCCACGAGTAAAGGTTGTTAGGGGAGAAGAAATGACGGCCGATTTTGAGGGTCTTCGATTGGTTGTCATTGGGGCTGCTCACGAGTTACCTGTTCTTGATATGTCTGTCAAGCCCTTCTCAATTAGTGCTCGAAGTTGGTCTTCAGATCTTCGAGTTGACCTGGCTACAGAATCGTTTGTCAACGTTTTTAACCCTTCAAAGTCGGCATGGGAACCTTTAGTCGAAACTTGGGACATTGGCCTCAATATCAGCAGGTCGACGGATGTTACCAACACATTTGTCAATGTCTATTCGAGAAAGCCGATTGAAGTTACACTTACTTCTCAAACAATCGAATTGTTGAGTAAATCTATAGATTTTGTGTCAGCTAATTCTGGCAACGATgaccttcttcttcgaccGCGAGATTCAGACGCTCCATATTGCATTCGAAATGAGACAGGCTATCCTATTGAGGTATGGTCTGATTCAGATAAAGATACGAACGAGCCCCAAGTGAAGAGAATCGAAGATGGCCAAGATATTCCATGGCGTTTCCATGATTGGCATGAGTTGAGAGAAAATCTCAGTACTGATTTGCAAAAGTTGATGCTGGGAGTGTCTTTAAAAGACAGTTCGTACGATGATATAAGGGCTGTTTCGGTAACTAGTGAAGGAGAGCATCTTCATATTCTACACAGGAACTCGCAAAGAACAGGTCATCGGCTACTTTGTGACATCAAGTTAGAGAACTATCATAAGAAGATCACTTTCAGGTCTGCTTTGAACGTTACCAATTCGACACATATCAATATCCACGTTAGTACGAAATCTGATCCCAATCAGATGTGGACTCTCAAACCATCTGAAAGTCGTGCTATTCCTATTTCACTTGTACATGAGTGTAATCTCGTGGTGATGCCTGACCGGCAATTGGGATTCGATTGGTCAAATACGGCTATTTACTGGAAAGATTTGTTGGAAGCGCCAGGTTCATTATCGTGCGAAACTCTACCTGGAAAACCTCACTCGTTCTTCCATTTCCACATTGAGGCTGATTTTAACAAATCTCTACCCATAACATGGGGTTATCCATATATGACTGTCAATATTTGTGCTCCAGTTGAAATTGTTAACTTATTACCGTACgattttgatttcgaaATTGTGTCAAAGAATACAACTGGCAAACGAGTTGGTTGGAAGAATTCACTTAGAAAGGGAGAGACAAGCCCTGTGCATGTGGTTAAACGATCTGATCTGCTATTACTCAAAGTACACCCTGCCACAGCTGGATATACTGAGAGTGAGTTTGCAATTATCAATGTTCCAAATCATGGTATATATAAGGGCAAATTCAGTAGAGAAAAGGTTATGACTACCCATTCGACGGATGGTGTGCAGACTTTGAACTTAAGGATTCACTACTTGTAA
- the VPS13 gene encoding membrane morphogenesis protein VPS13, with translation MSDGLTAGSEVALPSVLPFEPTDSSLDPLLGSSAALSKLFKLPLNVLEGHLGELVLQIPWSNLKNQPVKVVIQDVFLLAEPRLDEDYDPEEESRREQELKKERLERLELLEKSTPSQGYSQQDVQKNQSFTESLINKTIENLQITIRNIHIRYEDQTSVPGHPFSLGFTLEELSALSTDDEWNPKFIQSITHVTRKLAKLNSLAIYWNTDSDSIRRTSDDESGEKMLDNFRTMIISKEKAERNQYILKPVSGIGRITLNKFPSDSQPKSKVQLIFDELGFVFDSDQYRDALWTADLFRLYMNSKEFKRFRPTVSVKEDPKAWFKYAAEAVRSHIHEKNKPWNWDYLTMRLQIRRRYIDLYKLRTKSSPPGTLSNPDEQAEFKQLEFDLSFEDIKFYRSLAKAELRKEQAKVKEEKKRTILGGTSQSDSGSAAPAASWTSWIWGGGAKNANQASNGDDEVTMTEEQRKELYDVIEWDEKAAVEKSVTVPQNQITLEVETALESGSFTIRNDPHGASHDVAAVYFNGFKAQFLQRPTSFLTSISLQEFRVDDKSEGTLFKQIVTVKPLSHEDDHTHHNVDSHDSTPSTESESAVTSGNSGESSEDAFFWLSFEKNPLDESADSSLHVKTKSITIFYNAHFLERVARFFKPPKTHLETIGAIINAAGATVEGIRNQTRIGLEYALQEHKTANVKLDLQAPLIVIPLDVTSWKSPCVIIDAGHISLLSELAPSELLDEIKKKKSHQYKERDWERLESLMYDKFKLQFHDTQILLGNNVRDTMKQLHQENSENPAHVIDRINMDFLVEISILPEAYSLTKFKVTGHLPLFSASMSDAKYKLMMQIIDKSIPNFNFDDDEDIEDLSDPDPALPPSEIFSRPAAVEHDYGFDSDEDKEPDGETSDAQSVTSTSTADIGSSTVASSIQANATSESQNIFVFVFKIDKVELSLHRCIDDSTLEQSPLVDMVMEQFELEYCFRSLEMTADVTLGSLRIEDYIDTKCPSELRQIVSSSNSGDSTSDLFKVKYRRIKLPIIKKTGEEPSDQIVEVSMSTIRFVVEPKTFLTLLDFIITTFTNPEEAEASDSPRIEDVEPAAGQDSPQESVAPAGQGSIDVRVDLRSIILILNDEGLQLGTLKLDSALVSVRLFGETMNIHSRIGGFSLQDDTGETQIPSDSNLNQLISIEGDELADFRYETFDRSRKDLSYNSSIYFRLGSLRVNVIEKPLSRIIGFASRLLQMKGLYDRARQLAMNQANQIESPDKIRFDVIIKTPIFFFPTISADSGDKYDSVTANLGEIYLQNKFESVDGVEDVAINNVSAGVRDMKLTSRFYFEESWSQNLEIIDKIDILFDISKAD, from the exons ATGTCAGATGGCTTGactgctggttctgaagTGGCACTGCCATCAGTACTGCCATTCGAACCAACTGATTCTTCACTTGATCCATTATTGGGCTCCTCAGCAGCCTTGTCAAAACTG TTCAAACTCCCACTGAATGTGTTGGAGGGTCATTTAGGCGAGCTGGTGTTACAGATTCCGTGGTCGAATTTAAAGAATCAACCAGTCAAAGTAGTTATTCAAGATGTTTTTCTACTTGCTGAGCCCAGATTAGACGAAGACTATGACCCTGAGGAAGAGTCCAGACGTGAACAAGAGCTCAAGAAGGAGCGTTTGGAGCGGCTAGAGCTGTTGGAGAAGTCCACACCGTCTCAAGGATACTCTCAGCAAGATGTTCAAAAGAATCAAAGCTTTACAGAGAGTTTGATTAACAAAACAATTGAGAATTTGCAGATCACGATTCGCAACATTCATATTCGGTACGAGGACCAGACTAGTGTCCCTGGTCATCCATTTTCCTTGGGATTCACCCTGGAGGAGTTGTCTGCCCTTTCAACAGACGACGAATGGAATCCCAAGTTCATTCAAAGCATTACTCATGTCACAAGAAAGCTGGCGAAACTCAATTCATTAGCTATTTACTGGAACACAGATTCAGACTCGATTCGACGAACTTCGGATGACGAGTCTGGAGAGAAAATGTTGGACAACTTCCGAACTATGATTATTTCCAAAGAAAAGGCAGAGCGAAACCAATACATTTTAAAGCCTGTATCTGGTATTGGTAGAATCACACTTAACAAGTTCCCGAGCGACTCACAACCAAAGTCTAAGGTTCAGCTCATTTTTGACGAACTGGGCTTTGTATTCGATAGCGATCAATATAGGGATGCTTTGTGGACTGCAGATTTGTTTAGACTTTATATGAATTCGAAGGAATTCAAGCGATTTAGACCAACTGTTAGTGTTAAAGAAGATCCAAAGGCATGGTTCAAGTACGCTGCTGAGGCAGTTCGTAGTCATATTCATGAAAAGAACAAGCCCTGGAACTGGGACTATCTCACTATGAGGTTGCAAATTAGAAGACGATACATTGACCTGTATAAATTACGGACAAAGAGCTCTCCCCCTGGTACGCTATCAAACCCAGATGAGCAGGCGGAGTTCAAACAACTTGAATTTGATCTTAGCTTCGAGGATATCAAGTTTTATCGATCTCTGGCAAAGGCTGAGCTGAGGAAAGAACAAGCTAAggtcaaagaagaaaagaagagaacaaTCCTCGGTGGTACTTCACAGTCAGATTCTGGCTCAGCAGCGCCTGCAGCAAGCTGGACTTCATGGATTTGGGGAGGTGGTGCCAAAAATGCTAATCAAGCTTCAAATGGAGATGACGAAGTCACTATGACTGAAGAACAGCGAAAAGAGCTGTACGATGTTATTGAGTGGGATGAAAAGGCTGCTGTGGAAAAGTCCGTCACTGTCCCACAGAATCAAATAACTCTAGAAGTAGAGACGGCTCTCGAGTCTGGTAGTTTCACTATTAGAAACGATCCTCACGGGGCGTCCCACGATGTTGCAGCTGTGTATTTCAATGGTTTCAAGGCGCAGTTTTTACAAAGGCCAACCTCTTTCTTAACCAGTATTAGCTTGCAAGAATTCAGAGTTGATGACAAGAGTGAAGGAACACTGTTTAAGCAGATCGTAACCGTCAAACCTCTATCCCATGAAGATGACCATACCCATCACAACGTCGATAGTCATGATAGCACGCCAtcaacagaatcagaatcagctGTTACCTCTGGAAATTCTGGTGAAAGTTCAGAAGATGCATTTTTCTGGCTGTCATTTGAGAAAAATCCTCTCGATGAGAGCGCCGACTCTTCATTGCATGTGAAAACAAAGAGTATCACAATTTTCTATAATGCACACTTTCTCGAACGTGTGGCCCGATTTTTCAAACCTCCCAAAACGCACCTTGAAACTATCGGTGCCATTATTaatgctgctggagctaCTGTAGAAGGAATTCGGAATCAGACTCGAATCGGTCTTGAATATGCATTGCAAGAGCACAAGACTGCCAACGTCAAGCTTGATTTGCAGGCTCCTTTGATTGTGATTCCACTGGATGTCACCAGTTGGAAATCACCCTGTGTTATTATCGACGCTGGTCATATAAGTCTGCTAAGTGAGCTTGCACCCAGTGAGCTTCTTGATGAAattaaaaagaagaagagccatCAATACAAAGAAAGAGATTGGGAAAGACTCGAATCTCTGATGTATGACAAGTTTAAACTTCAATTTCACGACACGCAGATTCTCCTTGGCAACAATGTGCGAGATACTATGAAACAATTGCATCAAGAAAACAGCGAAAACCCAGCCCACGTTATTGATAGAATTAACATGGACTTCTTGGTAGAGATCTCCATTTTACCTGAGGCTTATAGCTTAACTAAGTTCAAGGTAACTGGCCACTTGCCATTGTTTTCTGCATCAATGTCTGACGCAAAGTATAAGCTTATGATGCAAATCATTGACAAGAGTATTCCAAACTTCAACtttgatgacgacgaagacatCGAAGATTTATCTGACCCAGATCCAGCTTTGCCTCCATCTGAGATTTTCTCTCGACCCGCTGCTGTAGAGCATGACTATGGTTTTGACTCTGATGAGGACAAAGAGCCCGATGGTGAAACTAGTGATGCCCAGAGCGTCACATCGACATCAACAGCTGATATAGGGTCCTCAACCGTTGCCAGTTCTATTCAAGCGAATGCTACTAGCGAGAGCCAAAATATCTTTGTTTTCGTGTTCAAGATTGACAAAGTAGAACTTTCACTGCACCGTTGTATAGATGATTCTACACTTGAACAATCACCACTCGTGGATATGGTTATGGAGCAATTTGAACTTGAATATTGTTTCAGATCGTTGGAGATGACTGCTGATGTCACATTGGGTAGCTTGCGTATTGAAGATTACATCGATACTAAGTGTCCCTCTGAATTGCGGCAGATTGTATCTTCGAGTAATTCGGGAGACTCTACGTCTGATCTTTTCAAAGTAAAATACCGCAGAATCAAGCTTCCTATTATCAAAAAGACTGGGGAAGAGCCATCAGACCAGATTGTCGAGGTCTCAATGTCTACCATCCGGTTTGTGGTTGAACCAAAAACATTCTTAACTCTTCTCGactttattattactaCATTTACTAATCCGGAAGAGGCAGAAGCGAGTGATAGCCCACGAATCGAAGACGTTGAGCCGGCAGCCGGACAAGACTCTCCACAAGAATCTGTTGCCCCAGCCGGCCAAGGTAGCATTGATGTTCGAGTGGACTTAAGGAGCATTATTTTAATTCTGAATGATGAGGGCCTACAACTGGGTACATTAAAGCTTGATAGTGCGCTAGTGTCTGTCAGACTATTTGGCGAGACTATGAATATTCATTCGCGTATTGGAGGCTTTTCTCTTCAAGATGATACAGGCGAAACCCAAATTCCAAGTGATTCAAACCTTAACCAGCTTATAAGTATTGAAGGTGATGAGCTAGCCGACTTCAGATATGAGACTTTTGATAGAAGTCGAAAGGACCTTTCGTACAACtcttctatttatttcagaCTTGGGTCGCTCAGGGTAAATGTGATTGAAAAGCCGTTATCCCGTATAATTGGATTTGCTTCTAGGCTACTTCAAATGAAAGGTTTGTACGATAGAGCTAGACAATTGGCAATGAATCAGGCGAATCAGATCGAGAGTCCAGACAAAATTAGATTTGACGTCATCATCAAGACCCctatctttttctttcctACTATAAGTGCGGACAGCGGAGATAAGTATGATTCTGTGACGGCTAACTTGGGTGAGATATATCTTCAAAACAAGTTTGAATCAGTTGACGGCGTTGAAGACGTGGCCATTAATAACGTTTCTGCCGGGGTTAGAGACATGAAACTCACATCAAGATTCTACTTTGAAGAATCTTGGTCGCAAAACCTTGAGATTATTGACAAAATTGACATTCTGTTTGATATATC TAAAGCTGACTGA